From Pseudodesulfovibrio alkaliphilus, one genomic window encodes:
- a CDS encoding PilZ domain-containing protein has translation MSEDKRKHTRVAAGFEAYVTVGDVVMPVQTRNLSLKGALLTGCGDCAEGTGVELHLPLSPGVRIVVDGVIRRTKGDEAAMAFTEMDDLSFTFLHRLVQLNAPDPEAIDDELLEIFEKL, from the coding sequence ATGTCCGAAGACAAACGCAAACACACGCGGGTGGCGGCTGGTTTCGAGGCATACGTCACCGTGGGCGACGTGGTCATGCCCGTGCAGACCAGAAACCTGAGCCTCAAGGGCGCACTACTCACCGGGTGCGGCGACTGCGCAGAGGGGACAGGCGTGGAACTGCACCTGCCCCTGTCGCCCGGAGTACGCATCGTGGTGGACGGCGTCATCAGGCGGACCAAGGGCGACGAGGCGGCCATGGCCTTCACGGAAATGGACGACCTGAGCTTCACCTTTCTCCACAGGCTGGTGCAGCTCAACGCCCCGGACCCCGAGGCCATTGACGACGAACTCCTCGAAATCTTCGAGAAGCTTTGA